A portion of the Enterobacter sp. SA187 genome contains these proteins:
- the glk gene encoding glucokinase produces the protein MTKYALVGDVGGTNARLALCNVDSGEISRAKTYSGLDYPTLEAVVRVYLDETGAEVEDGCIAIACPITGDWVAMTNHTWEFSIAEMKKNLGFAHLEIINDFTAVSMAIPMLKNEHLTQFGGGEPVEGKPIAVYGAGTGLGVAHLVHVDKRWVSLPGEGGHVDFAPNSEEEGIILEELRSEIGHVSAERVLSGPGLVNLYRAIVKSDGRLPENLQPKDITERALEDSCIDCRRALSLFCVIMGRFGGNLALTLGTFGGVYIAGGIVPRFLDFFTASGFRGGFEDKGRFKSYVQDIPVYLIVHDNPGLLGAGAHLRQTLGYYL, from the coding sequence ATGACAAAGTATGCATTAGTAGGTGACGTGGGCGGCACTAACGCACGCCTGGCGTTGTGTAATGTCGACAGCGGCGAGATTTCCCGCGCCAAAACCTATTCCGGGCTGGATTATCCCACGCTGGAAGCCGTGGTCCGCGTCTATCTGGACGAGACGGGCGCAGAGGTTGAGGATGGCTGCATCGCCATTGCCTGCCCGATCACTGGTGACTGGGTGGCGATGACCAACCACACCTGGGAATTCTCCATCGCGGAAATGAAGAAAAATCTCGGCTTTGCGCATCTGGAAATTATTAACGATTTTACCGCCGTATCCATGGCGATCCCGATGCTGAAAAATGAGCATCTGACGCAGTTCGGCGGCGGCGAGCCGGTAGAAGGCAAACCCATTGCCGTGTATGGCGCGGGCACTGGCCTTGGCGTGGCGCACCTGGTGCACGTCGATAAGCGCTGGGTCAGCCTGCCGGGCGAAGGCGGTCACGTGGATTTTGCGCCGAACAGCGAAGAAGAGGGGATTATCCTTGAAGAGCTGCGCAGTGAAATCGGCCACGTTTCGGCTGAGCGCGTGCTTTCCGGTCCGGGGCTGGTGAATCTGTACCGCGCGATTGTGAAATCCGACGGACGTCTGCCGGAAAATCTGCAACCGAAAGACATCACCGAGCGCGCGCTGGAAGACAGCTGCATCGACTGCCGCCGCGCGCTGTCGCTGTTCTGCGTGATCATGGGACGTTTCGGCGGTAACCTGGCGCTGACGCTCGGCACCTTCGGCGGCGTATACATCGCCGGTGGCATTGTGCCGCGCTTCCTCGACTTCTTTACTGCCTCCGGCTTCCGCGGCGGCTTTGAAGACAAAGGCCGCTTCAAATCCTACGTGCAGGATATTCCGGTCTACCTGATCGTGCACGACAACCCGGGTCTGCTGGGCGCGGGTGCGCATTTACGTCAGACGCTGGGCTACTACCTGTAA
- a CDS encoding LytR/AlgR family response regulator transcription factor: MKVIIVEDEILAQQELSWLIKEHSQMEIVGTFDDGLDVLKFLQHNKVDALFLDINIPSLDGVLLAQNISQFAHKPFIVFITAWKEHAVEAFELEAFDYILKPYQESRIINMLQKLETAWQQQTGAGSGSPAVRENDTINLIKDERIIVTSIHDIYYAEAHEKMTFVYTRRDEFVMPMNITEFCSKLPAAHFFRCHRSYCVNLDKIREIEPWFNNTYILRLRDLDFQVPVSRSKVKEFRQLMHL, from the coding sequence ATGAAAGTCATCATTGTTGAAGATGAGATCCTGGCGCAGCAGGAGCTGAGCTGGCTCATCAAAGAACACAGCCAGATGGAGATCGTCGGCACCTTTGACGACGGCCTGGACGTGCTGAAGTTTTTGCAGCACAACAAAGTGGACGCGCTGTTTCTGGATATTAATATCCCGTCGCTGGACGGCGTTTTACTGGCGCAGAATATCAGCCAGTTTGCCCATAAACCCTTTATCGTATTTATTACCGCGTGGAAAGAACATGCAGTTGAAGCCTTCGAGCTGGAAGCTTTTGACTATATTCTGAAACCTTATCAGGAATCACGCATCATCAATATGCTGCAAAAGCTGGAGACTGCATGGCAGCAGCAGACTGGCGCAGGTTCCGGCAGCCCGGCGGTGCGTGAAAACGATACCATCAATCTGATTAAAGATGAGCGCATCATCGTTACCAGTATTCACGATATTTACTATGCGGAAGCGCATGAGAAGATGACGTTCGTGTATACCCGGCGCGATGAATTTGTGATGCCGATGAACATCACGGAGTTTTGCAGCAAACTACCGGCAGCGCATTTCTTTCGCTGTCATCGCTCATACTGTGTGAATCTGGACAAGATCCGCGAAATCGAACCCTGGTTTAACAACACCTATATTCTGCGACTGCGGGATCTTGATTTTCAGGTCCCGGTCAGTCGCAGCAAAGTCAAAGAGTTCAGGCAGTTAATGCACCTGTAA
- a CDS encoding sensor histidine kinase, translated as MHEIFNMLLAVFDRAALMLICLFFLIRMRLFRELLHKTAHSPKELLAVTAIFSMFALFSTWSGVPVEGSLVNVRIIAVMSGGILFGPWVGIITGIIAGIHRYLIDIGGVTAIPCFITSIIAGCLAGWINLKTPKAHHWRIGIIAGMLCETLTMILVVLWAPTTALGLDIVSKIGIPMILGTVCIGFIVLLVQSVEGEQEASAARQAKLALDIANKTLPLFRHVNTESLRQVCDIIRRDIHADAVAITNVDHVLAYVGIGENNYRDSDDIISPTTFEAINSGKIIIKNNDEAHRTPEIHSMLVIPLWEKGVVTGTLKIYYCHAHQITSSLQEMAIGLSQIISTQLEVSRAEQLREMANKAELRALQSKINPHFLFNALNAISSSIRLNPDTARQLIYNLSRYLRYNIELKDDEQIDIKKELYQIKDYIAIEQARFGDKLTVIYDIDEEVNCVIPSLLIQPLVENAIVHGIQPCKGKGVVTISVAECGNRVRIAVRDTGNGIDPQVIERVEANEMPGNKIGLLNVHHRVKLLYGEGLHIRRLEPGTEIAFYVPHDRAPLPAPVTLLQ; from the coding sequence GTGCACGAAATATTTAACATGCTGCTGGCGGTCTTTGATCGGGCGGCGTTAATGCTGATTTGTCTGTTCTTCCTGATCCGCATGCGCCTGTTTCGCGAACTGCTGCATAAAACCGCCCACTCGCCTAAAGAGCTGCTGGCCGTAACGGCCATCTTTTCCATGTTTGCGCTGTTCAGCACCTGGTCCGGCGTGCCGGTGGAGGGGTCGCTGGTCAACGTCCGTATTATTGCGGTGATGTCCGGCGGGATCCTGTTCGGCCCCTGGGTGGGGATTATTACCGGCATCATTGCAGGTATTCATCGCTATCTGATCGATATTGGCGGCGTGACGGCCATTCCCTGTTTTATCACCAGTATTATTGCCGGTTGTCTGGCGGGCTGGATCAACCTCAAAACGCCGAAAGCGCACCACTGGCGCATCGGCATTATCGCCGGGATGCTGTGCGAAACCCTGACCATGATCCTGGTGGTGCTCTGGGCGCCGACTACCGCGCTGGGGCTGGATATCGTGTCGAAAATCGGTATACCGATGATCCTCGGTACCGTATGTATCGGCTTTATTGTGCTGCTGGTGCAGAGTGTCGAAGGGGAGCAGGAGGCCAGCGCAGCACGGCAGGCCAAGCTGGCGCTGGATATTGCCAACAAAACGCTGCCGCTGTTCCGCCATGTGAATACGGAATCCCTGCGTCAGGTCTGCGATATTATCCGCCGCGATATTCATGCCGATGCCGTCGCCATTACCAACGTCGATCATGTGCTGGCCTACGTCGGTATCGGAGAAAACAACTACCGGGACAGCGATGACATTATCAGCCCCACCACCTTTGAAGCGATCAACTCCGGTAAAATCATCATTAAAAACAATGATGAGGCGCATCGCACGCCGGAAATCCACTCCATGCTGGTGATCCCGCTATGGGAAAAAGGCGTGGTCACCGGCACGTTAAAAATCTACTACTGCCATGCGCATCAAATTACTTCGTCGTTGCAGGAGATGGCGATCGGCCTGTCGCAAATCATTTCCACGCAGCTGGAAGTGTCCCGCGCCGAGCAGTTGCGGGAGATGGCCAATAAAGCGGAACTGCGTGCCCTGCAAAGCAAAATTAACCCGCATTTTCTGTTTAACGCCCTGAACGCCATTTCGTCCTCCATTCGCCTTAATCCGGATACCGCCCGGCAGCTGATTTACAATTTATCGCGCTACCTGCGCTATAACATTGAACTGAAAGACGATGAGCAAATTGATATTAAGAAAGAGCTGTATCAAATCAAGGATTACATCGCCATTGAGCAGGCGCGCTTTGGCGACAAACTGACGGTGATTTATGACATCGACGAGGAAGTTAACTGTGTGATCCCAAGCCTGCTGATCCAGCCGCTGGTGGAAAACGCCATCGTGCACGGCATTCAGCCCTGTAAAGGAAAAGGCGTGGTCACCATCAGCGTGGCAGAGTGCGGTAACAGGGTGCGTATCGCCGTGCGCGATACTGGCAACGGTATCGATCCGCAGGTCATTGAGCGGGTCGAGGCCAATGAGATGCCCGGCAATAAAATCGGCTTACTCAATGTGCATCACCGCGTAAAACTGCTGTACGGCGAAGGGCTGCATATTCGCCGCCTGGAGCCGGGAACGGAAATCGCCTTCTACGTGCCGCACGATCGCGCGCCCCTGCCCGCGCCGGTCACGCTGTTGCAATAA
- the alaC gene encoding alanine transaminase produces the protein MADSSPVRRFTRIERLPPYVFNITAELKMAARRRGEDIIDFSMGNPDGATPPHIVEKLCTVAQRPDTHGYSTSRGIPRLRRAISRWYQERYQVDIDPETEAIVTIGSKEGLAHLMLATLDHGDTVLVPNPSYPIHIYGAVIAGAQVRSVPLVEGVDFFNELERAIRESYPKPKMMILGFPSNPTAQCVELEFFEKVVALAKRYDVLVVHDLAYADIVYDGWKAPSIMEVPGARDVAVEFFTLSKSYNMAGWRIGFMVGNQELVSALARIKSYHDYGTFTPLQVAAIAALEGDQQCVKDIAAQYKRRRDVLVKGLHEAGWMVEVPKASMYVWAKIPEQYAAMGSLEFAKKLLNEAKVCVSPGIGFGDYGDTHVRFALIENRDRIRQAVRGIKAMFRADGLLPTTARPLTEDAE, from the coding sequence ATGGCTGACTCCAGTCCAGTACGTCGCTTTACGCGCATCGAACGTCTTCCCCCTTATGTTTTTAACATTACCGCTGAACTGAAAATGGCCGCGCGTCGCCGCGGTGAAGATATTATTGATTTCAGTATGGGCAACCCTGACGGCGCCACGCCGCCGCACATTGTCGAAAAGCTCTGCACCGTGGCGCAACGCCCGGATACCCATGGCTATTCCACATCACGTGGTATTCCACGCCTTCGCCGCGCCATTTCGCGCTGGTATCAGGAGCGCTATCAGGTGGATATCGATCCGGAAACGGAAGCTATTGTCACCATCGGCTCGAAAGAGGGACTGGCGCACCTGATGCTGGCCACGCTCGATCATGGCGATACCGTGCTGGTGCCGAATCCCAGCTACCCGATCCATATTTATGGCGCGGTGATCGCCGGGGCGCAGGTACGTTCTGTGCCGCTGGTGGAGGGCGTGGACTTCTTCAATGAACTGGAGCGCGCCATTCGTGAAAGCTATCCGAAGCCGAAAATGATGATCCTCGGTTTCCCGTCGAACCCGACGGCGCAGTGCGTTGAGCTGGAGTTCTTCGAGAAAGTGGTGGCGCTGGCGAAGCGTTATGATGTGCTGGTAGTGCACGATCTGGCTTACGCCGACATCGTCTATGACGGCTGGAAAGCGCCATCCATCATGGAGGTGCCCGGCGCGCGCGATGTGGCGGTGGAATTCTTTACCCTGTCGAAAAGCTACAATATGGCCGGCTGGCGTATTGGTTTTATGGTGGGGAATCAGGAGCTGGTTAGCGCGCTGGCGCGGATTAAAAGCTACCACGATTACGGCACCTTTACGCCGTTACAGGTGGCCGCGATTGCCGCGCTGGAAGGCGATCAGCAGTGCGTGAAGGACATTGCCGCCCAGTACAAACGCCGTCGCGATGTGCTGGTCAAAGGGCTGCACGAAGCGGGCTGGATGGTGGAAGTACCGAAAGCGTCAATGTACGTGTGGGCGAAAATCCCTGAACAGTACGCGGCGATGGGATCGCTGGAGTTTGCCAAGAAACTGCTGAACGAGGCGAAGGTGTGCGTGTCACCAGGGATCGGCTTCGGCGATTATGGCGATACCCATGTGCGCTTTGCGCTGATCGAGAACCGCGATCGTATCCGTCAGGCCGTGCGGGGCATCAAAGCCATGTTCCGCGCTGATGGATTGCTCCCTACCACCGCCAGACCGCTCACCGAAGACGCGGAATAA
- the ypdK gene encoding membrane protein YpdK: MKYFFMGISVMVIVWAGTFALMI, from the coding sequence GTGAAATATTTCTTTATGGGCATTTCGGTAATGGTCATTGTATGGGCCGGTACTTTCGCCCTGATGATCTGA
- a CDS encoding sigma 54-interacting transcriptional regulator has translation MRKDDLLTFLINQTDFFDPHDVSEIFTARHLAQRFGLQRNTASHYLNQLVTQGVLIKINTRPVYFLHKASFEQQFFPLSRTEFASLDELLAENDGERVQQDHFSLLIGHEGSLKKPIEQLKTALFYPDGGLPLLITGDSGTGKSYLANLMHDYAITKGLIDADAPFVTLNCAQYANNPELLAANLFGYVKGAFTGATSDKPGAFEAADGGILFLDEVHRLHAEGQEKLFTWLDRGVIYRLGETASGRRVAVRLIFATTEDIHSTFLTTFIRRIPIQVVLPDLESRSRKEKEALILQFFWRESKKVGLALRISPRLLSVLTHYVFRGNVGELKNVVKYVVASAFARQGGGQPLHVTIHDLPEPVMAQLPALSDATSGQGEEICLDEHTSLPWLLQTQNAGRVLIHDAQLSVLTLFEKYRTAPHSWDDIEQRIGHEIENLFDRLIFDNQDKTSSQMLMLVTSQVREEFYRLEKSYNIQYNGNGIYAIGHYLVHRSTSEPSRLNVEMCKQLDRFLEQKYPLLYLFCEEVLASLARRLDLRIQAMDRILLLLWLNKTGVQSSHLVTKAVILAHGYATASSITNVANRLLKQTVYESFDMPLDVTPEAIAQQVTQYVERNALASSLVILVDMGSLNDIHHYFSRQVTMPVVIINNVSTRMALYVGERILQGDYLETIAADIAADVPVEHKIIWPELNKPKAIVTTCATGIGAASNLCSLLKASIPHELGIEVVAYEYDTLAENKLREPIFSRFDVLALVGTLDPGIPDVPWISLDTLISGQGKETLMTLFGALISPADVIQINERIVKNFSLRRVIESVTILDTSKVINQVEQFLTRYQHLTAMAVANDRKVALYIHVSCLIERLIRQAAIHNYAGHRAQCQRQHLPALREAFSVIESSYSVQIPEAELFYIHDLLHLQTEFLQYDQEF, from the coding sequence ATGCGTAAAGACGATTTACTCACCTTTTTAATCAACCAGACTGATTTCTTTGATCCGCACGACGTCAGCGAGATTTTCACTGCCCGTCATCTGGCGCAGCGTTTCGGGTTACAGCGTAATACCGCCAGCCACTACCTCAATCAACTGGTGACACAGGGCGTCCTGATAAAAATTAATACCCGCCCGGTGTACTTTCTGCATAAGGCCAGCTTCGAGCAGCAATTTTTTCCGCTTTCCCGTACAGAGTTTGCCAGCCTTGACGAATTGCTGGCGGAAAACGACGGCGAGCGCGTGCAACAGGATCACTTCTCCTTGCTGATCGGTCACGAAGGTTCGCTAAAAAAGCCGATAGAACAATTAAAGACCGCGTTGTTTTATCCGGATGGCGGCCTGCCACTGCTGATCACCGGCGACAGCGGCACCGGCAAAAGTTATCTGGCGAACCTGATGCATGATTACGCCATTACAAAGGGGCTAATCGATGCCGACGCCCCCTTTGTCACCCTGAACTGCGCTCAGTATGCCAATAATCCGGAGCTGCTCGCCGCCAATTTGTTTGGTTATGTTAAAGGCGCTTTTACCGGCGCGACCAGTGATAAACCCGGGGCTTTTGAAGCCGCGGATGGCGGGATTTTGTTTCTGGATGAAGTACACCGGCTGCATGCGGAAGGGCAGGAGAAACTCTTTACCTGGCTCGATCGCGGGGTAATTTATCGGCTGGGAGAAACCGCCAGCGGGCGTCGTGTTGCCGTGCGGCTGATCTTCGCCACCACCGAAGACATTCACAGTACCTTCCTCACCACTTTTATCCGGCGTATCCCCATTCAGGTGGTGCTGCCGGATCTGGAAAGCCGTAGTCGAAAAGAGAAGGAAGCGCTGATCCTGCAATTCTTCTGGCGTGAGAGCAAAAAGGTGGGGCTGGCGTTGCGTATCAGCCCACGCCTGCTGTCCGTGCTGACGCATTATGTCTTTCGCGGCAACGTTGGCGAGCTGAAAAACGTCGTCAAATACGTGGTGGCCTCGGCTTTTGCCCGGCAGGGCGGCGGGCAGCCGCTGCATGTGACAATCCATGATTTACCGGAGCCGGTGATGGCCCAGTTGCCCGCGCTCAGCGACGCGACAAGCGGACAGGGCGAAGAAATATGTCTGGATGAGCATACCAGTCTGCCATGGCTGCTCCAGACGCAAAATGCCGGGCGGGTGCTCATCCACGATGCGCAGCTCAGCGTGCTGACGCTGTTTGAAAAATACCGTACGGCACCGCATTCATGGGATGACATCGAGCAGCGCATCGGTCATGAAATCGAAAATCTGTTCGATCGGCTGATCTTCGATAACCAGGACAAAACCAGTTCACAGATGCTGATGCTGGTGACCAGTCAGGTAAGGGAGGAATTTTACCGGCTGGAAAAAAGTTACAACATCCAGTACAACGGCAACGGCATCTACGCCATCGGGCATTATCTGGTTCATCGGTCGACCAGTGAACCGTCGCGGCTGAACGTCGAAATGTGTAAACAGCTCGATCGTTTTTTAGAGCAGAAATACCCGTTGCTGTACCTGTTTTGCGAAGAAGTACTGGCGTCGCTGGCCCGCAGACTGGATCTGCGTATTCAGGCCATGGATCGTATTTTGTTACTGCTCTGGCTGAACAAAACCGGCGTGCAGAGCAGTCACCTGGTCACCAAAGCGGTTATTCTCGCCCACGGTTACGCCACCGCCAGCAGCATTACGAATGTGGCCAACCGGCTACTGAAACAAACCGTCTATGAATCCTTTGACATGCCGCTTGACGTCACGCCGGAGGCCATCGCCCAGCAGGTGACGCAGTACGTGGAGCGTAACGCGCTGGCGAGTAGTCTGGTGATCCTGGTGGATATGGGATCGCTCAATGACATCCACCACTATTTCAGCCGACAGGTGACGATGCCGGTGGTGATCATCAATAACGTCTCCACGCGTATGGCGCTGTACGTGGGCGAGCGCATTTTACAGGGCGACTATCTGGAAACCATCGCCGCAGATATTGCCGCCGATGTACCGGTAGAGCATAAAATCATCTGGCCGGAACTGAACAAGCCAAAGGCGATCGTTACCACCTGCGCAACGGGGATTGGCGCCGCCAGCAATTTATGCAGCCTGCTGAAAGCGAGTATTCCGCACGAGCTGGGCATAGAAGTGGTGGCGTATGAGTACGACACCCTGGCAGAAAACAAACTGCGCGAGCCCATCTTTTCACGTTTTGATGTGCTGGCGCTGGTCGGCACCCTCGATCCCGGAATTCCCGATGTGCCCTGGATTTCGCTGGATACGTTGATCTCCGGTCAGGGTAAGGAAACACTGATGACGCTGTTCGGCGCGCTTATCAGCCCCGCGGATGTCATACAGATTAACGAACGCATCGTGAAAAACTTCTCTCTGCGCCGGGTGATCGAATCGGTGACCATTCTTGATACCAGCAAGGTGATAAATCAGGTCGAGCAATTTCTGACGCGCTATCAGCATCTGACGGCGATGGCCGTGGCGAACGACCGTAAAGTCGCGCTTTATATTCATGTGAGTTGCCTGATTGAACGTCTGATCCGTCAGGCGGCGATCCACAACTACGCCGGGCACCGCGCGCAGTGTCAACGCCAGCACCTTCCGGCGTTGCGCGAAGCCTTTAGTGTCATTGAGTCGAGCTATAGTGTCCAAATCCCTGAAGCGGAGCTTTTTTATATTCACGATCTTTTGCATCTGCAAACGGAATTTCTTCAGTACGATCAAGAGTTTTGA